In Curtobacterium sp. L6-1, a genomic segment contains:
- a CDS encoding serine hydrolase domain-containing protein, producing the protein MEKRAAYESVLPYVREWIAYKVWQLRLPGVQVAVGFEGEELFSEAWGYADVEAGRRLTTTDLFRIASHSKTFTATALLRLADQGALRLDDTVGSFVPALAEAGSPIADATVRELMEMGAGVVRDGADGDHWALAHPFPDVDQLVALVVDGGAKVPVGSAFNYSNLGYGLLGLVIEAVTGTSYAEHVRTAITEPLGLTGTGAEFDPARADEFVVGYTGLHTARTRQPVPHVTTGALAAATGFHGTASDLVRYFTAHVPGRGSLLSDHAKRLAQRRAWSALDSDPAARGYGAGFVVDRINGREVRGHSGGFPGQITQSVFDPASSLVVSVLTSSATGPATMLAYGIVHLLDAAADEHAPGTALPADVDAGRYTGRFATFEGITDVARVGDRLLAIDPTQPVPTESPVRLEVVDADTLRMASGNRFGSIDEQIVYTRDAAGAVVSVRGDSGMTQRPWSVPEETPEVAAALV; encoded by the coding sequence ATGGAGAAGCGCGCCGCCTACGAGTCCGTCCTGCCCTACGTCCGCGAGTGGATCGCGTACAAGGTGTGGCAGCTGCGGTTGCCCGGGGTGCAGGTCGCCGTCGGCTTCGAGGGCGAGGAGCTGTTCTCCGAGGCGTGGGGGTACGCCGACGTCGAGGCCGGACGGCGCCTGACCACCACGGACCTGTTCCGGATCGCGTCGCACTCGAAGACGTTCACGGCGACGGCGCTGCTCCGGCTCGCCGACCAGGGCGCCCTGCGGCTCGACGACACGGTGGGCTCGTTCGTACCGGCGCTCGCCGAGGCCGGGTCCCCGATCGCCGACGCCACCGTCCGCGAGCTCATGGAGATGGGCGCCGGCGTCGTCCGGGACGGCGCGGACGGCGACCACTGGGCGCTCGCGCACCCGTTCCCCGACGTCGACCAGCTCGTCGCGCTCGTCGTGGACGGCGGGGCGAAGGTGCCCGTCGGGTCGGCGTTCAACTACTCGAACCTGGGCTACGGGCTGCTCGGGCTCGTCATCGAGGCCGTCACGGGCACCTCGTACGCCGAGCACGTCCGCACCGCGATCACCGAGCCGCTCGGCCTGACCGGCACCGGCGCCGAGTTCGACCCGGCGCGCGCGGACGAGTTCGTCGTCGGCTACACCGGCCTGCACACCGCCCGCACCCGGCAGCCCGTCCCGCACGTGACGACAGGGGCGCTCGCCGCGGCCACCGGCTTCCACGGCACCGCCTCGGACCTGGTCCGCTACTTCACCGCGCACGTGCCCGGACGCGGATCGCTGCTGTCGGACCACGCCAAGCGACTGGCGCAGCGGAGGGCCTGGAGCGCGCTGGACAGCGACCCGGCGGCGCGCGGCTACGGAGCCGGGTTCGTCGTCGACCGGATCAACGGCCGGGAGGTCCGTGGCCACTCCGGCGGGTTCCCCGGCCAGATCACGCAGTCCGTCTTCGACCCCGCGTCCTCGCTGGTCGTGTCCGTCCTGACGAGCAGCGCGACCGGTCCGGCGACGATGCTCGCGTACGGCATCGTGCACCTGCTCGACGCGGCGGCCGACGAGCACGCCCCCGGCACGGCGCTCCCCGCGGACGTCGACGCCGGGCGGTACACCGGACGGTTCGCCACGTTCGAGGGCATCACGGACGTCGCCCGCGTGGGTGACCGGCTGCTCGCGATCGACCCGACGCAGCCGGTGCCGACCGAGTCACCGGTCCGGCTGGAGGTCGTGGACGCCGACACCCTGCGCATGGCCTCGGGCAACCGGTTCGGGTCGATCGACGAACAGATCGTCTACACGCGGGACGCGGCCGGCGCGGTCGTGTCCGTGCGCGGGGACAGCGGGATGACGCAGCGGCCGTGGTCGGTGCCCGAGGAGACGCCGGAGGTCGCCGCGGCGCTGGTCTGA
- a CDS encoding FMN-binding negative transcriptional regulator encodes MRHTPSFLMTEVDEVRRLVRGNPWATIVSSTARGIVASHYPFLLEEQPEGSDDIVLVSHVGRPDEVAHELGRHEVLVVVQGPHGYVSPAWYPPEQFVPTWNHTTAHLWGTPEILSDDENFRVLGDLVDHFEREMPEPASLDVDEATARRIARGTVGIRLRVTRFDARAKLSQNKAPEVVERIIAGLRADGPYASPALADEMARVHDTTTGLEAP; translated from the coding sequence ATGCGGCACACACCCTCCTTCCTGATGACCGAGGTCGACGAGGTCCGACGACTCGTCCGCGGGAACCCCTGGGCGACGATCGTGTCCTCCACCGCCCGGGGGATCGTCGCGTCGCACTACCCGTTCCTGCTCGAGGAGCAGCCCGAGGGCAGCGACGACATCGTGCTCGTGTCGCACGTCGGCCGGCCGGACGAGGTCGCCCACGAACTCGGTCGGCACGAGGTGCTCGTCGTCGTGCAGGGGCCGCACGGCTACGTCTCCCCCGCCTGGTACCCGCCGGAGCAGTTCGTCCCGACCTGGAACCACACCACCGCCCACCTGTGGGGCACGCCGGAGATCCTGTCCGACGACGAGAACTTCCGGGTCCTCGGCGACCTCGTGGACCACTTCGAGCGGGAGATGCCCGAGCCGGCGTCGCTCGACGTCGACGAGGCCACCGCCCGACGCATCGCGCGCGGCACCGTCGGCATCCGCCTCCGCGTGACGCGCTTCGACGCCCGTGCGAAGCTCAGCCAGAACAAGGCACCCGAGGTGGTCGAACGGATCATCGCCGGCCTGCGCGCCGACGGCCCCTACGCCTCCCCCGCGCTCGCCGACGAGATGGCGCGCGTCCACGACACCACGACCGGCCTGGAGGCACCGTGA
- a CDS encoding amidohydrolase: MTATLLRTVRRVGTSGAPADALVVDGRVTAVAPAGTLDPLDHDTEVVAADGAWLGPGLRDHHVHLDQWALVRRRVDVTDCTSAEDTADRLAAAARSGVPDRVLVGHGYRDGLWPRPARRELLDQAAPGLPVVVVSADLHAVWCNTIALAHFGAVLGRALPAGADGVLREQDAFDVTGALSRVPDEVLDGYVADAVEAAAARGVTGVVDLEMDADLDRWVRRIHAGTDGLRIASGVYPARLDEAVRRGLRTGDVVDGTRGLLTVGPFKVITDGSLGTRTAATADGEGVLTWAPEDLVPLLRRAVDAGLVPAVHAIGDRAVTLALDALETVGARGSIEHAQLLAAPDVERFARLGVVASVQPEHAMDDRDIADRYWAGRTDRAFPFAALERAGAAMVLGSDAPVAPLDPWVSMAAAVGRDRDGREPWHPEQRMSALAAWRGSTDGRVSVSVGDVADLVLVPSDPLTVSSAELRTMPVTATAVAGRWTHRDL; encoded by the coding sequence GTGACCGCGACCCTGCTCCGCACCGTCCGACGGGTGGGCACCTCGGGCGCCCCCGCCGACGCCCTGGTCGTCGACGGGCGGGTTACCGCCGTCGCGCCGGCCGGCACCCTCGACCCGCTCGACCACGACACCGAGGTCGTCGCGGCGGACGGCGCGTGGCTCGGGCCCGGGCTGCGCGACCACCACGTGCACCTCGACCAGTGGGCCCTCGTCCGCCGCCGCGTCGACGTGACGGACTGTACCTCGGCCGAGGACACCGCCGACCGCCTCGCCGCAGCCGCGCGGAGCGGGGTCCCGGACCGTGTGCTCGTCGGCCACGGGTACCGCGACGGGCTGTGGCCGCGCCCCGCCCGACGCGAGCTGCTCGACCAGGCCGCACCGGGCCTCCCGGTCGTCGTCGTGAGCGCCGACCTGCACGCCGTGTGGTGCAACACGATCGCGCTCGCACACTTCGGCGCGGTGCTCGGCCGCGCGCTGCCGGCCGGCGCCGACGGGGTCCTGCGGGAGCAGGACGCCTTCGACGTGACGGGCGCCCTCTCGCGGGTGCCCGACGAGGTCCTGGACGGCTACGTCGCCGACGCGGTCGAGGCCGCGGCCGCCCGCGGCGTGACCGGGGTGGTCGACCTCGAGATGGACGCCGACCTCGACCGCTGGGTCCGCCGGATCCACGCCGGCACCGACGGTCTGCGCATCGCCTCCGGCGTGTACCCGGCCCGGCTCGACGAGGCGGTCCGCCGCGGCCTCCGCACCGGGGACGTCGTCGACGGCACCCGCGGCCTGCTCACCGTCGGACCGTTCAAGGTCATCACGGACGGCTCGCTCGGCACCCGCACCGCCGCGACCGCCGACGGCGAGGGCGTCCTCACCTGGGCGCCCGAGGACCTCGTGCCGCTGCTCCGTCGCGCGGTCGACGCCGGGCTCGTCCCCGCCGTGCATGCGATCGGCGACCGTGCCGTCACGCTCGCGCTCGACGCCCTCGAGACCGTCGGCGCCCGGGGGTCCATCGAGCACGCGCAGCTGCTCGCCGCACCGGACGTCGAGCGGTTCGCGCGCCTCGGTGTCGTCGCGTCCGTGCAGCCGGAGCACGCGATGGACGACCGGGACATCGCCGACCGCTACTGGGCCGGCCGCACCGACCGGGCCTTCCCGTTCGCCGCACTCGAACGGGCGGGAGCCGCGATGGTCCTCGGCTCGGACGCCCCGGTCGCCCCGCTGGACCCGTGGGTGTCGATGGCGGCCGCGGTCGGCCGTGACCGCGACGGCCGGGAGCCGTGGCACCCCGAGCAGCGGATGTCGGCGCTCGCCGCGTGGCGGGGGTCGACGGACGGGCGGGTGTCGGTGTCGGTGGGTGACGTCGCGGACCTCGTGCTCGTGCCGTCCG